Proteins encoded together in one Anaerotignum propionicum DSM 1682 window:
- a CDS encoding SPL family radical SAM protein — protein MDWIPAKTILSGYSENNLWFGTNYNMNLYKGCSHGCIYCDSRSDCYGVEIFDKVRAKENALSILERELRCKRKRGVVGTGAMSDPYNPFEKEYQLTRGALVQINRYGYGVAIATKSNLVERDIDLLQEISTHSPVLIKLTITTADDAMCKKIEPNVALSSQRFATIKTLSQAGIFAGILCMPILPFIEDNENNIRAIVEQAHENGAKFIYPAFGVTLRQNQREWYYDKLDELFPSLKEKYMITYGNSYECKSPKGKELWKIFVETCQRHGILYKMDEIIKGYKSYGQPVQLSWF, from the coding sequence ATGGATTGGATACCTGCAAAAACAATCCTTTCCGGATACAGTGAAAATAACTTATGGTTTGGGACGAACTATAACATGAACCTTTATAAAGGTTGTAGCCATGGTTGCATTTATTGTGATAGCAGAAGTGATTGCTATGGCGTGGAAATCTTTGATAAAGTTCGAGCCAAGGAAAATGCCCTTTCTATTTTGGAGCGAGAGTTGAGATGTAAAAGAAAGAGGGGTGTTGTTGGCACGGGAGCAATGAGTGATCCCTATAACCCCTTTGAAAAGGAATATCAGCTTACCAGGGGGGCATTGGTGCAGATCAATCGGTATGGTTATGGAGTTGCCATTGCAACAAAAAGCAATTTGGTGGAGCGAGACATTGATTTGCTCCAAGAAATATCTACCCACTCTCCTGTTTTGATAAAACTAACAATCACTACGGCTGATGATGCCATGTGCAAAAAAATAGAGCCCAATGTAGCCCTTTCTTCACAACGTTTTGCCACCATCAAGACACTGTCTCAGGCAGGGATTTTTGCAGGAATTTTGTGCATGCCCATACTACCCTTTATAGAAGACAATGAAAATAATATTAGAGCTATTGTGGAGCAGGCACATGAAAATGGTGCAAAGTTTATTTATCCTGCATTTGGTGTAACCTTAAGGCAGAATCAGCGGGAATGGTATTATGATAAATTGGATGAATTGTTTCCCTCACTAAAAGAAAAATATATGATAACCTATGGGAATTCTTACGAATGCAAATCTCCTAAAGGAAAAGAATTGTGGAAGATTTTTGTTGAAACGTGCCAACGACACGGAATTTTATATAAAATGGATGAGATTATTAAGGGGTATAAAAGTTATGGACAACCGGTTCAACTTTCATGGTTTTAG